The Paenibacillus mucilaginosus 3016 genome includes the window GGCGGCAGCGCGTCCCGCAGGTAGGCGGAGAGGTCCGCCACCTGCTCGGGGTAGCGGTCGATGTCCGCCGCCCGGCCCTCCTGCAGCGCCCGGGTCGCCAGCGGCATGCCGCCGGGCGCGCGCCCGAGGCCGACATCGATCCGGCCGGGATACAGCGCCTCAAGCAGCCGGAAGTTCTCGGCGACCTTGTAGGCGCTGTAATGCGGCAGCATGACACCGCCGGAGCCGAGGCGGATGCGGGAGGTCACCGCCGCGAGGTGCGAGATCAGCACCTCGGGGCTCGAGCCCGCGAGACTGCCCGCCGCGTGGTGCTCGGATACCCAGAAGCGGCGGAAGCCGAGCCGTTCGGCTTCCTTCGCAAGGCGGGCGGTCTCAGCCAGCGTCTCTCCGGCCGTGCTCCCCTCGGGGATCGGCGATTGGTCGAGTACGCTCAAGTGAAGGTTCATATCACCAGCCCCTTACTTCGATTCGAGGCGGTTCCAGGAGGTAACGTCACCGATCGGCAGCCGGGTCGTGGGATGGCCCGGCTGGGACGCTTTGCCAACCGCAATGAGCATCACCGTCGCATACGAATCCGGAATGCCGAACGCTTCGCGGAACTGCTGCGCGTTGTAGCCGGCCATCGGTACGGTATCATAGCCGCGAGCCTTGGCGGAGAGCATGAACTGCATCGAGACCAGACCGCCGTCGATAAGGACGACGTCCTTGCGCCCGTCTTCTCCCATGCGCTCATACGCTTGGGCATGGCCCGTCAACAGCTGCTTGCGCTCTTCATCCATGTAGCCGGCCTCCACGGCCGATTGGTAGATCGCCTCCGCCTGAAGGTAGGCGTTCTTGTCGCCGAGCACT containing:
- a CDS encoding nitroreductase family protein, producing the protein METTADQTKVRDYYSVVRERRSVRHYDPTVKISREELTEMLEEAVLAPSSSNLQPWRFLVIDEQPLKEKLLPIAFNQQQVVDASAVIAVLGDKNAYLQAEAIYQSAVEAGYMDEERKQLLTGHAQAYERMGEDGRKDVVLIDGGLVSMQFMLSAKARGYDTVPMAGYNAQQFREAFGIPDSYATVMLIAVGKASQPGHPTTRLPIGDVTSWNRLESK